The Shewanella japonica genome has a window encoding:
- a CDS encoding rhodanese-like domain-containing protein, whose protein sequence is MKKLLSNLLISVSLFIAVQAQVFAGAGGDLIPVKMSNIQLNPISMREAESLVGNEDVYFFDVNTLELWAEGFIPGAVYFNVKNWKELLPKNKDAVMVFYCANTLCTSSAMAARETVKLGYTGVRHMAEGIYGWRLSGRVIEKP, encoded by the coding sequence ATGAAAAAATTACTTAGCAACCTCCTGATTTCTGTCTCGTTGTTTATTGCCGTGCAAGCACAAGTCTTTGCAGGAGCTGGGGGAGATTTAATCCCTGTAAAAATGAGCAATATTCAGCTTAATCCGATTTCAATGCGTGAAGCTGAGTCATTAGTGGGCAATGAAGATGTTTATTTTTTTGATGTAAACACATTGGAATTATGGGCTGAAGGATTTATTCCAGGCGCTGTGTATTTCAATGTGAAGAACTGGAAAGAGTTACTTCCAAAAAATAAGGATGCCGTGATGGTTTTCTACTGTGCAAATACCTTATGCACTTCGAGTGCGATGGCTGCTCGCGAAACAGTAAAGCTCGGGTACACAGGAGTTAGACATATGGCCGAAGGAATTTACGGCTGGCGCTTGTCTGGCAGAGTCATAGAAAAACCATAA
- a CDS encoding cytochrome c → MKQAKYKMTALSVLVCLGIVGNATAAGKYDSVPAMGKTAQKVLAAPNGDEEAKGVKTLQDYIVQEKELFDYLFQNHPLFKYHEEGNLVGDYHISDRGEEYLDTGNSPKYSKRVGRPSAVQYRLGAKSILDYPNKFVGPEKCGECHAVQYEAWSRSRHSKTIRFPGEHPEVDNDLNKTMYNTKDTSILPDGITPDAIYATVGTPRTKYGFIDAWMVRGTYHIRDGLLKDGTGKMIAGGNQFSRGWAEWLTPEMAAKINAAIPEFPATNEGKAFGLSGSHQVGMSSYGAKYEKEMLFQPASSYCEVCHSFKFDFQSKDEYLAALGDPEKLREHTISKGIACEECHGAGGHLDGGNGGGMPSNCERCHQRFNYVDELADTEQGQEKLEYAFGVKMKSACPSCGTEGSQMFASMHYEKGMRCATCHDPHEVTSNDWKSGYTKPKMKKECSDCHAAQAEIADNTKTHSEQSCTSCHMPNMGSCENFTAMQFPDQAGFDAVRKSHMWKIEIDPTQKTLNPPEGKSREATTKGWTVAKNADGNNYLDLMWSCARTATSDDNVVNGKGCHSQFQSELDPSLHYEDQQEIYGEVMKFQTPIKETYAQVVGALEAIDQLLEVTKLSVEDKSQVLLLADKAQDAVTLLEKDGSWGVHGARYTQKRIDAALTYVTQAQAIINGKKM, encoded by the coding sequence ATGAAACAGGCTAAATACAAGATGACAGCACTAAGCGTGCTAGTTTGTCTTGGCATTGTTGGCAATGCAACTGCAGCTGGTAAATATGATAGTGTGCCAGCCATGGGTAAAACAGCTCAAAAAGTACTTGCAGCCCCAAATGGTGATGAAGAAGCAAAAGGCGTTAAAACGCTGCAAGATTATATTGTTCAAGAAAAAGAACTTTTTGATTACTTATTTCAAAACCATCCATTATTTAAATACCATGAAGAAGGTAACTTAGTGGGTGATTACCACATTAGTGACCGTGGTGAAGAATATTTAGATACTGGTAATAGCCCGAAATACAGCAAACGTGTTGGTCGTCCAAGTGCGGTGCAATATCGCCTGGGGGCAAAATCTATTTTAGATTATCCGAACAAGTTTGTTGGACCTGAAAAATGTGGTGAGTGTCATGCTGTGCAATATGAAGCATGGAGTCGTTCTCGTCACTCTAAAACAATTCGTTTCCCTGGAGAGCATCCAGAAGTCGATAACGATTTGAACAAAACCATGTACAACACTAAAGATACTTCTATCTTACCTGACGGTATTACCCCTGATGCCATTTATGCAACCGTTGGTACTCCTCGTACAAAATACGGTTTCATTGATGCGTGGATGGTGCGTGGTACTTATCATATCCGTGATGGTTTACTAAAAGATGGCACCGGTAAAATGATTGCTGGTGGTAACCAATTCTCACGTGGTTGGGCGGAGTGGCTTACCCCTGAAATGGCGGCAAAAATTAATGCTGCCATTCCAGAGTTCCCTGCAACAAACGAAGGTAAAGCATTTGGATTAAGTGGTTCTCACCAAGTGGGCATGAGCTCGTACGGTGCGAAATACGAAAAAGAAATGTTGTTCCAACCAGCGAGTTCTTACTGTGAAGTTTGTCATAGCTTCAAGTTCGACTTCCAAAGCAAAGATGAGTACTTAGCGGCATTAGGCGACCCTGAAAAACTTCGTGAGCATACGATTTCTAAAGGTATTGCTTGTGAAGAGTGTCACGGCGCTGGTGGTCACTTAGACGGCGGTAATGGCGGTGGTATGCCATCTAACTGTGAACGTTGTCACCAACGTTTCAACTATGTTGATGAGTTAGCTGATACTGAACAAGGTCAAGAGAAACTTGAGTATGCCTTCGGTGTGAAAATGAAGTCTGCATGTCCATCATGTGGTACTGAAGGATCGCAAATGTTTGCTTCTATGCATTATGAAAAAGGCATGCGTTGTGCCACGTGTCATGATCCGCATGAAGTGACAAGCAACGATTGGAAGTCTGGTTATACCAAACCGAAAATGAAGAAAGAGTGTTCAGACTGTCACGCTGCGCAAGCAGAAATTGCTGACAATACGAAAACTCATAGCGAGCAAAGCTGTACAAGTTGTCACATGCCTAACATGGGCAGCTGTGAAAACTTCACCGCAATGCAGTTCCCTGATCAAGCAGGTTTCGATGCCGTACGTAAGTCTCACATGTGGAAAATCGAAATTGACCCAACTCAGAAAACGCTAAATCCACCAGAAGGCAAGTCTCGTGAAGCGACGACTAAAGGTTGGACTGTTGCGAAGAACGCAGATGGTAATAACTACTTAGACTTAATGTGGTCTTGTGCTCGTACTGCGACCTCTGATGATAACGTTGTAAATGGCAAAGGTTGTCATAGTCAGTTCCAATCTGAACTTGACCCAAGCCTACACTACGAAGATCAACAAGAGATCTACGGCGAAGTCATGAAGTTCCAAACACCAATTAAAGAAACCTACGCTCAAGTTGTTGGTGCACTTGAAGCTATCGACCAATTACTAGAAGTGACTAAGTTATCTGTTGAAGATAAATCACAAGTACTTCTGTTGGCTGATAAAGCTCAAGATGCAGTGACCTTACTTGAAAAAGACGGTTCTTGGGGTGTTCATGGTGCGCGTTATACCCAAAAACGTATCGACGCAGCATTAACTTACGTGACCCAAGCTCAAGCCATTATTAATGGTAAAAAAATGTAA